From Erigeron canadensis isolate Cc75 chromosome 8, C_canadensis_v1, whole genome shotgun sequence, one genomic window encodes:
- the LOC122578776 gene encoding protein COFACTOR ASSEMBLY OF COMPLEX C SUBUNIT B CCB1, chloroplastic, translating into MAVAKLLLPSSLNPHSKLQITKQSQYFHSHHQQHKPWKLNKTKKQHHKTAITSSALQETATIFVQNSHPLFSLADAAVGYSSASYYTSLGLFVISVPGLWSLIKRSVKSKVVKKTFIEQVSEGDKKPPNQVAGEILSFFTRNNFSVVDKGETITFEGVMVPSRGQAALLTFCTCISLGSVALVLTITVPDVGNNWFALTILSPLAGAYYWKRASRKEQIKVKMMVAEDGTLSEIIVQGDDQQVEQMRKELKLSEKGMVYVKGIFER; encoded by the exons ATGGCAGTAGCAAAACTGCTTCTCCCATCATCTCTTAATCCCCATTCTAAACTCCAAATAACCAAACAATCACAATATTTTCAttctcatcatcaacaacacaaACCatggaaattaaacaaaacaaaaaaacaacatCACAAGACAGCAATAACGTCTTCAGCACTTCAAGAAACAGCAACAATATTTGTTCAAAACAGCCACCCGCTGTTTTCACTTGCAGATGCTGCTGTTGGTTATTCAAGTGCCAGTTATTACACTTCTTTAGGCTTGTTTGTTATCTCTGTTCCTGGACTTTGGTCCCTCATTAAACGTTCCGTTAAATCGAAG GTTGTGAAGAAGACATTTATTGAGCAAGTAAGTGAAGGAGATAAGAAGCCTCCTAACCAAGTTGCTGGAGAAATTCTCTCGTTTTTCACACGAAACAACTTCTCTGTGGTGGATAAAGGAGAGACCATAAC GTTTGAAGGCGTGATGGTTCCCAGCAGAGGGCAAGCGGCACTCCTGACGTTTTGCACGTGTATCAGTTTGGGAAGTGTTGCCCTAGTGCTAACAATCACGGTACCAGATGTCGGTAACAACTGGTTTGCTCTGACCATTTTGAGCCCATTGGC TGGAGCGTATTACTGGAAGCGAGCATCCAGAAAAGAACAGATCAAGGTCAAAATGATGGTTGCAGAAGATGGGACACTGTCAGAGATAATAGTTCAAGGGGATGATCAGCAAGTTGAGCAGATGAGAAAGGAGCTGAAGCTAAGTGAGAAAGGCATGGTTTACGTTAAAGGCATTTTTGAGAGATGA